The following proteins are encoded in a genomic region of Lemur catta isolate mLemCat1 chromosome 10, mLemCat1.pri, whole genome shotgun sequence:
- the CA9 gene encoding carbonic anhydrase 9 — protein sequence MASVCPSPWFPLLIPVPASGLTAQLLLSLLLLVPVHPQSMLQMQGDSSMGGGSSGEDDPLGQEDLSSAEDPLGEENPFGEEGPPEVKLEPEDDSLKLEDLPTVEAPGNTEVPQNNAHKDKKGDDHSHWRYGGDPPWPQVSPACAGRFQSPVDIRPELAAVCPALRPLELLGFELPPLPELRLRNNGHTVQLTLPPGLEMALGPGREYRALQLHLHWGAAGRPGSEHTVDGHRFPAEIHVVHISTAFAKVDDALGRPGGLAVLAAFLQEGPEENSAYEQLLSHLDEIPEEGSETWVPGLDVSALLPSDLSRYFRYEGSLTTPPCAQGVIWTVFNQTVRLSAKQLHTLSGSLWGPSDSRLQLNFRVTQPLNGRVIEASFPAGVDSSPRTTEPVRLNSCFAAGDILALVFGLLFAVTSITLLVQIRRQHRSGAKAVVSYHPAEVAETGA from the exons ATGGCTTCTGTGTGCCCCAGCCCCTGGTTCCCTCTCCTGATTCCCGTCCCTGCTTCAGGCCTTACTGCACAattgctgctgtcactgctgctTCTGGTGCCTGTGCATCCCCAGAGCATGCTCCAGATGCAAGGGGATTCCTCCATGGGAGGAGGTTCATCTGGGGAAGACGACCCACTGGGCCAGGAGGATTTGTCCAGTGCAGAGGATCCCCTCGGAGAGGAGAATCCATTTGGAGAGGAGGGTCCACCTGAAGTTAAGCTTGAACCAGAAGACGACTCCCTGAAGTTAGAGGATCTACCTACTGTTGAGGCTCCTGGAAATACTGAAGTCCCCCAGAATAATGCCCACAAGGACAAAAAAG GGGATGACCACAGTCATTGGCGCTATGGAG GCGACCCTCCGTGGCCCCAGGTGTCCCCGGCCTGCGCGGGCCGCTTTCAGTCCCCGGTAGATATCCGCCCCGAGCTCGCCGCGGTTTGCCCGGCCCTGCGAcccctggaactcctgggcttcgAGCTCCCGCCACTCCCAGAACTGCGCCTGCGCAACAATGGCCACACGG TGCAGCTGACTCTGCCTCCCGGGCTAGAGATGGCCCTGGGTCCCGGGCGGGAGTACCGGGCCCTGCAGCTGCATCTGCACTGGGGGGCTGCGGGTCGCCCGGGCTCAGAGCACACCGTTGACGGCCATCGTTTCCCGGCCGAG ATCCATGTGGTTCACATCAGCACCGCATTTGCCAAAGTTGACGACGCCTTGGGGCGCCCGGGAGGCCTGGCCGTGTTGGCCGCCTTTCTGCAG GAGGGCCCGGAAGAAAACAGTGCCTATGAGCAGTTGCTGTCACATTTGGATGAAATCCCTGAGGAAG GCTCAGAGACTTGGGTCCCAGGACTGGACGTATCTGCACTGCTACCCTCCGACCTCAGCCGCTACTTCCGATATGAGGGGTCTCTGACCACACCGCCCTGTGCCCAGGGTGTCATCTGGACTGTGTTCAACCAGACAGTGAGGCTGAGTGCCAAGCAg CTCCACACCCTCTCTGGCTCCCTGTGGGGACCCAGTGACTCTCGGCTACAGCTGAACTTCCGAGTGACACAGCCTTTGAATGGGCGAGTCATTGAGGCCTCCTTTCCTGCTGGAGTGGACAGCAGTCCTCGGACCACTGAGCCAG tCCGCCTGAATTCCTGCTTTGCCGCTG GTGACATCCTGGCCCTGGTTTTTGGCCTCCTCTTTGCTGTCACCAGCATCACTCTCCTTGTGCAGATTCGAAGGCAGCACAG AAGTGGGGCCAAAGCGGTTGTTAGCTACCACCCTGCAGAGGTCGCCGAGACTGGCGCCTAG
- the ARHGEF39 gene encoding rho guanine nucleotide exchange factor 39 isoform X1, whose amino-acid sequence MESPGPGARCPVQDQRARWERKRACTARELLETERRYQEQLGLVATYFLGILKAKGTLRPPERQALFGSWELIYGASQELLPYLEGGYWGQGLEGFCRHLELYTQFAANTERSQTTLKEQLKKNKCFRRFVRLQEGRPEFGGLQLQDLLSLPLQRLQQYENLVVALAENTGPNSPDHKQLTRAARLVSETAQRVHSIGRKQKNDQHLRRVQALLSGRQAKGLTSGRWFLRQGWLLVVPPRGEPRPRMFFLFSDALLMAKPRPPLHLLQSGRFSCRALYPMAQCQLQRVFGHSGGSCGGLLSLSFPYEKLLLMSTDQEELSCWYNSLTLAINSQKN is encoded by the exons ATGGAGAGCCCGGGACCCGGCGCACGGTGCCCAGTGCAAGACCAGCGAGCCCGCTGGGAGCGGAAACGCGCCTGCACCGCCCGGGAGCTGCTGGAGACTGAGCGGCGCTACCAGGAACAGCTGGGGCTGGTGGCCACG TACTTCTTGGGGATCCTGAAAGCCAAGGGGACCCTGCGACCACCAGAGCGCCAGGCCCTATTCGGGTCCTGGGAGCTCATCTACGGCGCTAGCCA AGAGCTGCTTCCCTACCTGGAGGGAGGATACTGGGGCCAAGGGCTGGAAGGCTTCTGCCGCCACCTGGAGCTCTACACCCAATTTGCTGCCAACACAGAGAGGTCCCAGACCACCCTGAAG GAGcagctaaagaaaaacaaatgtttccgGAGGTTCGTTCGGCTTCAGGAAGGCCGCCCTGAGTTTGGGGGCCTTCAGCTCCAGGacctgctctctctgcctcttcaGCGGCTCCAGCA GTATGAGAATCTCGTCGTTGCTTTGGCTGAAAACACAGGTCCCAACAGCCCTGACCACAAACAGCTCACAC GGGCTGCCCGGCTGGTAAGTGAGACTGCCCAGAGAGTCCACAGCATTGGTCGGAAACAGAAGAATGACCAGCACCTCCGGCGTGTCCAGGCTCTGCTCAGTGGACGCCAGGCAAAGGGGCTTACCTCAG GGCGCTGGTTCCTACGCCAGGGCTGGCTGCTGGTTGTGCCTCCCCGTGGGGAGCCTCGGCCACGcatgttcttcctcttctctgatGCGCTCCTCATGGCCAAGCCTCGACCTCCATTGCACCTGCTGCAGAGTGGCAGATTTTCCTGCAGGGCCCTCTACCCCATGGCCCAATGTCAACTCCAAAGGGTATTTGGCCACTCAGGAGGCTCTTGTGGTGGACTGCTCAGT CTGTCCTTCCCTTACGAGAAGCTACTGCTCATGTCCACAGATCAAGAGGAGTTGTCATGCTGGTACAACAGTCTGACTTTGGCTATCAA CAGCCAGAAGAACTAG
- the ARHGEF39 gene encoding rho guanine nucleotide exchange factor 39 isoform X2, producing MESPGPGARCPVQDQRARWERKRACTARELLETERRYQEQLGLVATYFLGILKAKGTLRPPERQALFGSWELIYGASQELLPYLEGGYWGQGLEGFCRHLELYTQFAANTERSQTTLKEQLKKNKCFRRFVRLQEGRPEFGGLQLQDLLSLPLQRLQQYENLVVALAENTGPNSPDHKQLTRAARLVSETAQRVHSIGRKQKNDQHLRRVQALLSGRQAKGLTSGRWFLRQGWLLVVPPRGEPRPRMFFLFSDALLMAKPRPPLHLLQSGRFSCRALYPMAQCQLQRVFGHSGGSCGGLLSLSFPYEKLLLMSTDQEELSCWYNSLTLAINQKN from the exons ATGGAGAGCCCGGGACCCGGCGCACGGTGCCCAGTGCAAGACCAGCGAGCCCGCTGGGAGCGGAAACGCGCCTGCACCGCCCGGGAGCTGCTGGAGACTGAGCGGCGCTACCAGGAACAGCTGGGGCTGGTGGCCACG TACTTCTTGGGGATCCTGAAAGCCAAGGGGACCCTGCGACCACCAGAGCGCCAGGCCCTATTCGGGTCCTGGGAGCTCATCTACGGCGCTAGCCA AGAGCTGCTTCCCTACCTGGAGGGAGGATACTGGGGCCAAGGGCTGGAAGGCTTCTGCCGCCACCTGGAGCTCTACACCCAATTTGCTGCCAACACAGAGAGGTCCCAGACCACCCTGAAG GAGcagctaaagaaaaacaaatgtttccgGAGGTTCGTTCGGCTTCAGGAAGGCCGCCCTGAGTTTGGGGGCCTTCAGCTCCAGGacctgctctctctgcctcttcaGCGGCTCCAGCA GTATGAGAATCTCGTCGTTGCTTTGGCTGAAAACACAGGTCCCAACAGCCCTGACCACAAACAGCTCACAC GGGCTGCCCGGCTGGTAAGTGAGACTGCCCAGAGAGTCCACAGCATTGGTCGGAAACAGAAGAATGACCAGCACCTCCGGCGTGTCCAGGCTCTGCTCAGTGGACGCCAGGCAAAGGGGCTTACCTCAG GGCGCTGGTTCCTACGCCAGGGCTGGCTGCTGGTTGTGCCTCCCCGTGGGGAGCCTCGGCCACGcatgttcttcctcttctctgatGCGCTCCTCATGGCCAAGCCTCGACCTCCATTGCACCTGCTGCAGAGTGGCAGATTTTCCTGCAGGGCCCTCTACCCCATGGCCCAATGTCAACTCCAAAGGGTATTTGGCCACTCAGGAGGCTCTTGTGGTGGACTGCTCAGT CTGTCCTTCCCTTACGAGAAGCTACTGCTCATGTCCACAGATCAAGAGGAGTTGTCATGCTGGTACAACAGTCTGACTTTGGCTATCAA CCAGAAGAACTAG